A stretch of the Capsicum annuum cultivar UCD-10X-F1 chromosome 10, UCD10Xv1.1, whole genome shotgun sequence genome encodes the following:
- the LOC107853577 gene encoding uncharacterized protein LOC107853577 has product MEGFGLHMLVGRWFMVFASLLILSVAGGTYIFGLYSEEVKIALGYDQTTLNLLGFFKDLGANVGIISGLINEVTPPWVVLLLGAFMNFSGYFSIWLAVTGRLSKPKVWQMCFCIFIGANSQTFANTGVIVTCVKNFPQSRGIVIGLLKGFVGLSGAILTQLYHAFYGSNGKSLILLIAWLPAVVSCVFLRVIRTMQVTRQENELKIFYQLLFMSLGLAGFLMAIIIVQNRIHFTSVGYWSTAGTILVLLFAPIILVVREELRLWGTKKQDLSQDVEIKVAEIETPLQSSATVVPINDQKEPVSFFQNVFKPPERGEDYTILQAVLSIDMLILFIATIFGAGGLLTAMDNLGQIGKALGYPKTSITTFVSLVSIWGYLGRVGSGFASEIFLEKYKFPRPLMLTIVLFLSCAGHVLVAFGVPNTLYIASVLMGLCFGALWPLIFAIISEIFGLKHYSTLLNFGGAASPIGAYIFNVKVAGNLYDREALKQMAAHGFIRKPGEDLHCTGVECYKLSFLIIAASTFVGCIVSLVLVVRTFKFYKGDIYKKFREQAKALDAAESQSRTNGDAPS; this is encoded by the coding sequence ATGGAGGGATTTGGTCTGCACATGCTTGTTGGCAGATGGTTTATGGTATTTGCTTCACTTTTAATCTTGTCTGTAGCAGGTGGCACATACATATTTGGTTTATATTCAGAAGAAGTAAAGATAGCACTAGGTTATGATCAAACAACCTTAAACTTGCTTGGGTTTTTCAAAGATTTAGGTGCAAATGTTGGAATTATATCTGGTTTAATCAATGAAGTAACACCACCATGGGTTGTTCTTCTTCTTGGTGCATTTATGAATTTTTCTGGGTATTTTTCTATATGGCTTGCTGTTACAGGGAGATTAAGTAAACCAAAAGTTTGGCAAatgtgtttttgtatttttattggtGCAAATTCACAAACTTTTGCCAATACTGGTGTTATAGTGACTTGTGTTAAGAATTTCCCACAAAGTAGGGGAATTGTTATTGGATTATTGAAGGGGTTTGTTGGATTAAGTGGTGCTATACTTACACAATTATATCATGCTTTTTATGGGAGCAATGGGAAATCTTTGATTTTGCTTATTGCTTGGCTTCCTGCTGTTGTGTCTTGTGTTTTTCTTAGAGTTATAAGGACTATGCAGGTGACTAGGCAAGAAAATGAGCTCAAAATTTTTTATCAGCTTTTGTTTATGTCACTTGGTTTAGCTGGTTTTCTTATGGCTATAATTATAGTGCAAAATAGGATTCATTTTACTAGTGTTGGTTATTGGTCAACTGCTGGTACAATTCTTGTTTTGTTATTTGCTCCTATAATTCTTGTTGTTAGAGAAGAATTGAGATTATGGGGCACGAAGAAACAAGATTTGAGTCAGGATGTTGAGATTAAAGTTGCTGAAATTGAGACACCACTTCAGTCATCAGCAACTGTTGTCCCGATTAATGATCAGAAAGAGcctgtttctttctttcaaaatgtGTTTAAGCCACCGGAGAGGGGTGAGGACTATACGATATTGCAAGCAGTTCTCAGTATTGACATGTTGATTCTGTTCATTGCTACGATATTTGGAGCAGGGGGGCTTTTGACAGCTATGGATAACTTAGGCCAAATTGGTAAAGCCTTAGGTTATCCTAAAACAAGTATCACTACATTTGTGTCACTTGTGAGTATATGGGGTTATCTCGGGCGAGTTGGTTCTGGATTTGCCTCTGAGATTTTCCTGGAGAAGTACAAGTTCCCCCGTCCTTTGATGCTGACAATAGTGCTGTTTCTTTCTTGTGCCGGTCATGTTTTGGTTGCATTTGGCGTGCCAAATACTCTGTATATTGCTTCTGTGCTAATGGGGTTATGTTTTGGTGCTCTATGGCCATTGATATTCGCTATCATATCTGAAATCTTTGGCCTTAAGCACTACTCCACATTGCTCAACTTTGGTGGTGCTGCTAGCCCGATCGGAGCCTACATTTTCAATGTTAAAGTAGCTGGTAATTTGTATGACAGAGAAGCTTTAAAGCAAATGGCAGCTCATGGGTTCATTAGGAAGCCCGGTGAAGACTTGCATTGCACTGGAGTTGAGTGTTATAAGTTATCTTTCTTGATAATTGCAGCATCTACTTTTGTCGGGTGCATTGTTTCATTGGTTTTAGTAGTCAGAACATTCAAGTTCTACAAAGGGGATATTTACAAGAAATTTAGAGAACAAGCTAAAGCCTTGGATGCTGCTGAGTCTCAGTCCAGAACAAATGGTGACGCTCCATCATAG